From the genome of Desulfonatronum thiosulfatophilum, one region includes:
- a CDS encoding 2-oxoacid:acceptor oxidoreductase subunit alpha, with protein MPMKVKKNQRKEERAIFALGNEAVVEGALLAGCSFFAGYPITPSTEIAEIMADRLPRIPEGVFIQMEDEIASMGAIIGASLAGRKSMTATSGPGFSLMQEHIGYACMTEAPLVIVNVMRGGPSTGLPTSPAQGDVQQARWGTHGDHSIIVLSASDVQECLDMTVQAFNLSEKYRSPVILLLDEITAHTREKIHIPNKDTFEIFSRIKPSMPPEWFVPYEESMRGVPPMPALGEGYRFHVTGLTHDVNGYPTSRPEEVQKLMQRLFRKIDQFFYDIQIVEETACDDAEVLVIAYGCVARSAHLAVLQARDLGIKAGLLKLKTLFPFPRPAVEKLIRQCRTVIVPEMNMGQMSREVKRVNNGHSQVRTLNRIDGQIITPAEILKQLQKA; from the coding sequence ATGCCCATGAAGGTTAAAAAAAATCAGCGCAAGGAAGAACGAGCCATTTTCGCGCTGGGGAACGAGGCTGTGGTGGAGGGCGCCCTGCTGGCCGGGTGTTCCTTCTTTGCGGGGTATCCCATCACCCCTTCGACGGAAATCGCCGAAATCATGGCCGACCGCCTTCCGAGAATCCCTGAAGGCGTCTTCATCCAGATGGAGGATGAAATCGCCAGCATGGGAGCGATCATCGGCGCCTCCCTGGCCGGCCGTAAATCCATGACCGCCACATCAGGTCCCGGTTTCTCCCTGATGCAGGAACACATCGGGTATGCGTGCATGACCGAGGCGCCCCTGGTCATTGTGAACGTCATGCGCGGCGGTCCGAGCACGGGGTTGCCCACCAGCCCGGCGCAGGGCGACGTGCAACAGGCCAGATGGGGCACCCACGGCGACCATTCCATTATCGTCCTCTCGGCCAGCGACGTGCAGGAATGTCTGGATATGACGGTCCAGGCGTTCAACCTGTCGGAGAAATACCGCAGTCCGGTCATTCTGCTGCTGGATGAAATCACGGCGCACACCCGGGAGAAAATCCACATCCCGAACAAGGACACCTTTGAAATTTTTTCTCGGATCAAGCCTTCCATGCCGCCGGAATGGTTCGTGCCTTATGAGGAGTCCATGCGCGGCGTGCCGCCCATGCCCGCGCTGGGGGAAGGGTACCGCTTTCATGTCACGGGGCTGACACATGACGTCAATGGATACCCCACCTCGCGGCCCGAGGAAGTGCAGAAACTCATGCAGCGGCTTTTCCGGAAGATTGATCAGTTCTTCTACGACATTCAGATTGTTGAAGAAACCGCCTGTGACGATGCCGAAGTCCTGGTCATCGCCTATGGCTGCGTGGCCCGATCCGCTCATCTGGCCGTGCTGCAGGCGCGGGATCTGGGCATCAAGGCCGGGCTGCTCAAGCTGAAGACGCTGTTTCCATTTCCCCGGCCGGCCGTGGAAAAGCTGATCCGGCAATGCCGGACCGTGATCGTCCCGGAAATGAACATGGGGCAGATGTCCCGGGAAGTGAAGCGGGTGAACAACGGCCACAGCCAGGTCCGGACCTTGAACCGCATCGACGGCCAGATCATCACTCCGGCGGAAATTCTCAAACAGCTCCAGAAGGCATGA
- a CDS encoding FmdB family zinc ribbon protein, whose translation MPIYEYRCQECQQVFEQWQKDYSEQDKTCPVCGSHAQRLISNTSFVLKGSGWYVTDYCNKENPSKGNGKKTEGAEAAKDAPAAPSAKPAESSTPAGTGSSASSTE comes from the coding sequence ATGCCCATTTATGAGTATCGCTGTCAGGAATGTCAGCAGGTATTTGAGCAATGGCAAAAGGATTACAGCGAACAGGACAAAACCTGTCCAGTCTGCGGAAGCCATGCGCAGCGTTTGATTTCGAATACTTCCTTCGTCCTGAAGGGATCCGGCTGGTATGTTACGGACTACTGTAACAAGGAGAATCCATCCAAGGGAAACGGCAAGAAGACCGAAGGCGCCGAGGCAGCGAAAGATGCGCCTGCCGCTCCTTCGGCCAAGCCTGCTGAGTCCTCGACGCCCGCCGGCACCGGTTCAAGTGCGTCTTCAACTGAATGA
- a CDS encoding 2-oxoacid:ferredoxin oxidoreductase subunit beta: MAEVTQLIHHYLRHNKRFPHVLCPGCGHGIVLGSLVRSVHQLGLTKDEVVIVAGIGCSGRIAVYVDFNTVHTTHGRALTFATGIKMANPKLKVIVVMGDGDALSIGGNHFLHAARRNIGLTALILNNNIYGMTGGQTSSTTPESSYSTTSPFGQQEQSFDIVKLAKAAGAPYVARSTVLHVKLLDRVITTALERPGFNLVEALTPCHTQYGRKNKFKTTVDMYKWYKKNAIPIDAYQKLPEAEQALRTPIGIISEETRPSLEERYAMMKSRLEGAKS; encoded by the coding sequence ATGGCAGAAGTAACTCAATTGATTCATCACTACCTGCGGCACAATAAACGATTTCCGCACGTACTCTGCCCGGGCTGCGGCCACGGCATCGTTCTGGGCTCCCTGGTGCGCAGCGTCCACCAGCTCGGGCTGACCAAGGACGAAGTGGTCATTGTGGCCGGAATCGGCTGTTCCGGGCGGATCGCGGTCTATGTCGACTTCAATACCGTGCATACCACGCATGGCCGAGCCCTGACCTTTGCCACGGGAATCAAGATGGCCAATCCCAAGCTGAAGGTCATCGTGGTCATGGGCGACGGCGATGCCCTGTCCATCGGCGGCAATCATTTTCTGCACGCGGCCCGGCGCAACATCGGCCTCACCGCCTTGATCCTGAACAACAACATCTACGGGATGACCGGAGGACAGACGTCCTCCACCACGCCGGAGAGCAGCTACTCCACCACCAGCCCCTTCGGGCAGCAGGAACAGTCCTTCGACATCGTCAAACTGGCCAAGGCCGCGGGCGCTCCCTACGTGGCCCGCAGCACGGTGCTGCACGTCAAGTTGCTGGACCGGGTCATCACCACGGCTCTGGAGCGTCCCGGCTTCAATCTCGTGGAGGCCCTCACCCCGTGCCACACCCAGTACGGCCGCAAGAACAAGTTCAAGACCACCGTGGACATGTACAAGTGGTACAAGAAAAACGCGATTCCCATTGATGCGTATCAGAAACTTCCGGAAGCCGAGCAGGCATTGCGCACGCCCATCGGCATCATCTCCGAAGAAACCAGGCCATCGCTTGAAGAGCGGTATGCCATGATGAAATCCCGTTTGGAGGGAGCAAAGTCATGA
- the surE gene encoding 5'/3'-nucleotidase SurE, with protein MDILLTNDDGIYALGLRAMYRALRKAGHTVHVVAPLTEQSAVGHAITLSMPLKIKEIRESEFQGIGVFGTPVDCAKLALSTLLGSPPDVIISGINNGANVGVDILYSGTVSAATEGALAGLPSLAVSMDDFHPVNLDPQAEYTARLLEELDWSSLPRRCLLNLNFPKCDLASVQGLRFCPQTQAVYHDKHDQRIDPRGGGYYWLHGEIPASDVGQDTDRGLLSQGFITLTPLRFDFTDYATMEHLQRTMGKSV; from the coding sequence ATGGACATCCTCCTGACCAACGACGACGGCATCTATGCTCTGGGGCTGCGCGCCATGTACCGGGCCCTGCGCAAGGCCGGCCATACGGTGCATGTCGTGGCGCCGCTGACCGAACAATCCGCCGTGGGGCACGCCATTACGCTGAGCATGCCGCTCAAGATCAAGGAGATCCGGGAGTCGGAATTCCAGGGCATCGGCGTCTTCGGCACGCCCGTGGACTGCGCCAAGCTGGCCTTGAGCACGCTTTTGGGCTCGCCACCGGATGTGATCATTTCCGGGATCAACAACGGGGCCAATGTGGGCGTGGATATTCTCTATTCCGGAACCGTTTCCGCGGCCACGGAAGGCGCCCTGGCCGGGTTGCCGTCCCTGGCCGTGTCCATGGACGACTTCCATCCCGTGAACCTGGACCCCCAGGCGGAGTACACCGCCCGGTTGCTTGAGGAGCTGGACTGGTCGTCGTTGCCCAGGCGCTGCCTGTTGAACCTGAATTTTCCCAAGTGCGATCTCGCGTCCGTTCAGGGTTTGCGGTTCTGCCCCCAGACCCAGGCCGTCTACCATGACAAGCACGACCAGCGCATTGATCCGCGCGGAGGCGGGTACTATTGGCTGCACGGAGAAATTCCCGCCAGCGACGTCGGACAGGACACGGACCGCGGCCTGCTCAGCCAGGGCTTCATCACCCTGACCCCCCTGCGCTTCGACTTCACGGACTACGCCACCATGGAGCACCTCCAGCGCACCATGGGGAAGTCGGTGTAA
- a CDS encoding 2-oxoacid:acceptor oxidoreductase family protein → MKTPQEIQRFELRLSGLGGQGILTLGKVLGAGLALEEGYYVAQTQSYGPEARGGASRSDLVISSHPISYPKPEQLDLLVALSQEACNQYYRNLKNGGFLLVDDSLVKQTPTNIYWGLPFTTLAKDKLGIAQAANMVLLGALAHLVPFILPRAMKKGLETSLSPRFLESNLKAFQLGLTQAKKKYPDVGTQWTSS, encoded by the coding sequence ATGAAAACCCCTCAAGAGATTCAACGCTTTGAACTGCGTCTTTCCGGCCTGGGCGGACAGGGCATACTGACCCTGGGCAAGGTGCTCGGCGCGGGTCTGGCCCTGGAAGAGGGCTACTACGTGGCCCAGACCCAAAGTTACGGACCCGAAGCCAGGGGCGGCGCCAGCCGCTCCGACCTGGTGATCAGCTCCCATCCCATCAGCTATCCCAAGCCGGAACAGCTTGACCTGCTGGTGGCCCTGAGCCAGGAAGCCTGCAACCAGTACTACCGGAACCTGAAAAACGGCGGATTCCTCCTGGTAGACGATTCCCTGGTCAAGCAGACCCCGACCAACATCTACTGGGGGCTGCCCTTCACCACGCTGGCCAAGGACAAGCTGGGCATTGCCCAGGCGGCCAATATGGTGCTTTTGGGCGCTCTGGCCCACCTGGTGCCTTTCATTCTTCCCCGGGCCATGAAAAAAGGGCTGGAAACCAGCCTCTCGCCAAGATTTCTGGAATCCAACCTCAAGGCCTTTCAGCTCGGACTGACGCAGGCCAAGAAAAAATACCCGGATGTAGGTACGCAATGGACATCCTCCTGA
- the purB gene encoding adenylosuccinate lyase has translation MIDRYTLPEMGRLWTIESRFQAWLEVELAICEGWHVLGVIPDEDIQSIRNKAGFDLERILEIEERTKHDVIAFLTAVEEKTGPSARYIHLGCTSSDIVDTANALLLVRAGKAIASDLDRLLEALRTLAWKYKTLPAMGRTHGIHAEPITLGLKFAGFYAEFDRHRHRWHEAVENIRFGKISGAVGTYAHLEPELESLACERLGLKVDPISTQIIQRDRYAQYFTTLAVMAGGVERLCVELRHLQRTEVREIEEGFGKGQKGSSAMPHKKNPISAENLSGLSRLLRSNALAALENMALWHERDISHSSVERVIMPDSTILMDYMLHRLTGLISGIQVHEENITRNLNASQGLFFSQRVLLALIEKGLQRQEAYELVQALAMQAWEDKTPFADLVRKNARVVEYLSSAELGDLFDLSYFFRHVDLIFHRVFPQDAKH, from the coding sequence ATGATTGACCGTTACACGCTTCCGGAGATGGGTCGTTTGTGGACCATCGAGTCCCGCTTTCAGGCTTGGCTTGAGGTCGAATTGGCCATTTGCGAAGGGTGGCATGTGCTGGGCGTCATCCCGGACGAGGACATCCAGTCCATCCGCAACAAGGCCGGATTCGATCTGGAGCGAATTCTCGAAATCGAAGAGCGCACCAAGCACGACGTCATCGCATTTCTCACCGCCGTGGAAGAAAAAACCGGACCGTCAGCAAGGTACATCCATCTGGGATGCACTTCTTCGGACATCGTGGATACGGCCAATGCCCTGCTCCTGGTAAGAGCCGGAAAGGCCATTGCCTCGGATCTGGACAGGCTGCTGGAGGCGTTACGCACACTGGCCTGGAAGTACAAGACGCTTCCGGCCATGGGCCGTACACACGGAATTCATGCTGAGCCAATTACCCTGGGATTGAAGTTCGCCGGTTTCTACGCTGAATTCGACCGCCATCGGCATCGTTGGCATGAAGCCGTTGAGAACATTCGTTTCGGTAAGATTTCCGGGGCTGTCGGCACTTATGCGCACCTGGAACCCGAACTTGAATCCTTGGCGTGTGAGCGACTTGGATTGAAAGTGGACCCCATTTCCACCCAGATCATCCAGCGTGACCGCTACGCTCAATACTTCACCACCCTGGCCGTCATGGCCGGGGGCGTGGAACGTCTTTGCGTTGAACTGCGCCATTTACAGCGGACCGAAGTTCGTGAAATCGAGGAAGGATTCGGCAAAGGCCAGAAAGGTTCATCGGCCATGCCGCACAAGAAGAATCCGATTTCCGCGGAAAACCTGAGCGGCCTATCACGCTTGCTGCGAAGCAATGCCCTGGCTGCCCTGGAGAACATGGCCCTGTGGCATGAGCGCGACATCAGCCATTCTTCCGTGGAACGAGTAATCATGCCGGATTCCACGATCCTGATGGATTACATGTTGCACCGGCTGACCGGCCTTATTTCCGGGATCCAAGTTCATGAGGAGAACATTACCCGAAACCTGAACGCTTCCCAGGGCCTTTTCTTTTCCCAGCGTGTTCTTTTGGCGTTGATTGAAAAGGGGCTGCAGCGCCAGGAGGCTTATGAATTGGTCCAGGCCCTGGCCATGCAGGCCTGGGAAGATAAAACGCCGTTTGCCGATCTGGTGCGCAAGAATGCGCGTGTCGTCGAATACCTTTCCTCAGCGGAACTCGGCGACCTCTTTGATCTGTCCTACTTTTTCCGACACGTGGATTTAATATTCCACCGGGTATTCCCCCAGGACGCCAAGCACTAA
- a CDS encoding TIGR03960 family B12-binding radical SAM protein has product MQQLLPLLPRPSQYLGTEPNAVHKNPADVDVRIALAFPDLYEVGMSYLGGRILYHLVNAHPRFWAERAFAPPREAAQMLRDTATPLCTLESDTPLRKMDVLAFSLTHELCYTNILYMLDLAGIPFRAKDRDASHPLILGGGGVVFNAEPVAPFFDLFVAGDGEEALPDVLALVAEAKAQGLSRKQVLHAARNITGCYIPEFFQETWSDDSPEKTAVLQAMHSDYTQVEKRILPDLNTVDFPAAQVVPFGPVVHDRLSIEISRGCTRGCRFCQAGMIYRPVRERRLDNLGRILDQALSRTGFDELSFLSLSAGDFSHLDSLFQQSFTLCRQRQVSLSLPSLRVGSVSGEVLDMIADIRRTGITLAPEAGSQRLRDVINKNVTEEALLTHTRELFSRGWSSVKLYFMIGLPTETDADLRAIVDLCLKVAATGGERAKRLQITAAISPFVPKPQTPFQWEEQISFEETRYRLNRLKDMFRPHKRLTMRWHMPEMSFLEGIFSRGDRALADVVERAYHKGALFSSWSDSLELQSWLDAMQECGHEPAWYLRARSPEEPLPWDHISSGIRRSYLLRERRLALAAKTTPDCRQGKCLGCGVCTTTRVKTALQRQTNLDIRPRIDQDPEMPVPIPAVRLPEDCESGEQGQDDLGSKAAAFRITYCKLGPAVHFSQLELTRLFERCMRRAGIPMSFSQGFHPMPRMSFARALPVGVGSAHEEMIIVLRSPMTATQVHLRLAPEMPKGLELRAVEEAPLKARAAQPPFEEYLLHCTGHEPSRREEISEIMAKWRAFQDLEHFDYEKKTKRGTRRINLRPLFREIRFLGDNRLRLVFDFREDYLNPWIAIRAVTQKLSFEHTRLTKIRSEGDVTGES; this is encoded by the coding sequence ATGCAACAACTTCTCCCCCTGCTTCCGCGGCCCAGCCAGTATCTGGGCACCGAGCCCAATGCCGTGCACAAGAATCCGGCGGACGTGGATGTCCGGATCGCCCTGGCGTTTCCCGATCTGTACGAGGTGGGCATGTCCTATCTCGGAGGCCGCATTCTCTATCACCTGGTCAACGCGCACCCGCGGTTTTGGGCCGAACGCGCCTTTGCTCCGCCGCGAGAGGCCGCCCAGATGCTTCGCGACACCGCCACGCCGCTGTGCACGCTGGAATCCGACACTCCTTTGCGCAAGATGGATGTCCTGGCTTTCAGTCTGACCCACGAACTGTGCTATACCAACATCCTGTACATGTTGGACCTGGCCGGCATTCCCTTCCGGGCCAAGGACCGTGATGCAAGCCACCCCTTGATTCTCGGCGGAGGCGGGGTGGTTTTCAATGCAGAGCCGGTCGCTCCGTTTTTTGATTTGTTCGTGGCCGGCGACGGCGAGGAAGCGCTGCCCGACGTCTTGGCGCTGGTTGCCGAAGCAAAAGCCCAAGGGCTTTCGCGAAAGCAGGTTCTGCATGCCGCACGAAACATCACCGGCTGCTACATCCCGGAATTCTTCCAGGAGACGTGGTCCGACGACTCGCCGGAGAAGACGGCGGTTCTTCAGGCCATGCATTCGGACTACACCCAGGTGGAAAAGCGTATTCTGCCGGACCTGAACACGGTGGATTTTCCAGCGGCCCAGGTCGTTCCCTTCGGCCCTGTGGTCCACGACCGGCTGAGCATTGAAATTTCCCGCGGCTGCACCCGGGGCTGTCGGTTTTGTCAGGCCGGCATGATCTATCGCCCGGTCCGGGAGCGGCGCCTGGACAATCTTGGCCGGATCCTCGACCAGGCCTTGAGCCGCACCGGCTTTGACGAACTCTCCTTCCTTTCCCTCAGCGCTGGAGATTTTTCCCACCTGGACAGTTTGTTCCAGCAAAGCTTCACCCTTTGCCGCCAACGTCAGGTCTCATTATCTCTGCCTTCGCTGCGCGTTGGATCTGTCAGCGGCGAGGTCCTGGACATGATCGCCGACATCCGGCGAACCGGCATCACCCTGGCTCCGGAAGCCGGAAGCCAGCGCCTGCGGGACGTAATCAACAAGAACGTCACCGAGGAAGCCCTGCTCACCCATACCCGGGAGCTGTTTTCCCGGGGCTGGTCCTCGGTCAAGCTCTATTTCATGATCGGGCTGCCCACGGAAACCGACGCGGATCTCCGGGCCATCGTCGATCTCTGCCTCAAGGTGGCGGCCACGGGCGGCGAGCGGGCCAAGCGACTGCAGATCACCGCGGCCATCTCGCCCTTTGTCCCCAAGCCTCAGACTCCGTTCCAATGGGAGGAACAAATTTCCTTCGAAGAGACCAGGTACCGCCTGAACCGGCTCAAGGACATGTTCCGGCCGCACAAGCGGTTGACCATGCGCTGGCACATGCCGGAAATGAGTTTTTTGGAAGGGATCTTTTCCCGGGGAGACCGCGCCCTGGCCGATGTGGTGGAACGCGCCTATCACAAGGGGGCTCTTTTTTCGAGCTGGTCGGACTCTCTGGAACTGCAGTCCTGGCTGGATGCCATGCAGGAGTGCGGACATGAGCCGGCGTGGTATCTGCGCGCCAGAAGTCCGGAGGAACCGCTGCCCTGGGACCACATTTCCAGCGGCATCCGCCGCTCCTACCTGCTGCGGGAACGACGCCTCGCCCTTGCGGCCAAAACCACTCCGGACTGTCGGCAGGGCAAATGCCTGGGGTGCGGCGTGTGCACCACGACCAGGGTCAAGACCGCACTTCAGCGCCAGACAAACCTGGATATCCGGCCCCGAATCGATCAGGACCCGGAAATGCCAGTCCCCATCCCGGCTGTCAGGTTACCGGAAGACTGCGAATCGGGTGAACAGGGCCAGGACGATCTGGGATCCAAGGCCGCGGCTTTCCGTATCACCTATTGCAAACTGGGGCCGGCAGTGCATTTCAGCCAACTGGAACTGACCCGGCTTTTTGAGCGATGCATGCGCCGGGCCGGCATTCCCATGAGCTTTTCCCAGGGCTTTCACCCCATGCCCCGGATGTCCTTCGCCCGAGCCCTGCCCGTGGGCGTGGGCAGCGCACATGAGGAAATGATCATTGTCCTGCGCAGCCCCATGACCGCAACCCAAGTGCATCTGCGACTCGCACCGGAAATGCCCAAAGGCCTGGAACTGCGGGCAGTGGAAGAAGCCCCCCTCAAAGCCCGGGCCGCCCAACCTCCTTTTGAGGAATACCTGCTCCACTGCACCGGACATGAACCGTCCCGACGGGAGGAGATCTCCGAGATCATGGCCAAATGGAGGGCGTTCCAGGATCTGGAACACTTCGATTACGAAAAGAAGACCAAACGCGGCACCCGCCGGATCAACCTCCGCCCGCTCTTTCGGGAAATACGCTTCCTGGGCGATAATCGGTTGCGTCTGGTTTTCGACTTCCGGGAGGACTACCTCAACCCCTGGATCGCCATCCGCGCCGTCACCCAGAAACTCTCCTTCGAGCATACCAGGTTGACCAAAATCCGATCCGAAGGAGATGTGACCGGGGAGAGCTGA
- a CDS encoding DUF362 domain-containing protein — protein sequence MTSEVVFWDLRTTRKATYEVKLRRLLKAAGVSDAVRSGDLTAVKLHFGESGTTGFVSPLWLRPIIAFLRKLGSKPFLTDTNTLYVGNRGEAVSHCLQAAMHGFDPLLLGAPVIIADGLNSRNQVTVPFLGRQIREAHLAGDILAADSLLTISHFKGHELAGIGGSLKNMAMGCATRQGKMHQHGCLAPMVHAQECRGCASCVGVCAAGALQLDEDNKIHLSPELCVGCGACLHTCRKNCFAIDWKTDITAFMERMMEYAAAVVRSMTKSRACAHISFVTQVTPQCDCAGYSDKPICPDIGILASRDPVALDQACLDMVNKAEALHPSHLPPGLAAGEDKFRAMHPHVPADYGLDYAQDLGLGSRKYHIREI from the coding sequence ATGACCAGCGAGGTAGTTTTCTGGGACCTGCGCACGACCCGCAAGGCGACATATGAGGTGAAATTGCGCCGCCTGCTCAAGGCCGCGGGAGTGTCCGACGCAGTGCGTTCCGGCGATCTGACCGCGGTAAAGCTGCATTTCGGAGAATCCGGGACCACCGGTTTCGTCTCGCCCCTGTGGCTTCGGCCGATCATTGCCTTTTTACGCAAACTCGGATCCAAACCCTTTTTGACGGATACCAACACTTTGTATGTGGGCAACCGGGGCGAGGCGGTCTCGCATTGCCTTCAGGCCGCCATGCACGGTTTTGATCCGCTTCTGCTCGGGGCGCCGGTGATCATTGCGGACGGCCTGAACAGCCGCAACCAGGTCACGGTGCCTTTTTTGGGACGGCAGATCCGGGAGGCTCATCTGGCCGGGGATATCCTTGCGGCCGATTCCCTGCTGACCATATCGCATTTCAAGGGCCACGAACTGGCGGGTATCGGCGGAAGCCTGAAAAACATGGCCATGGGGTGCGCTACCCGCCAGGGCAAGATGCATCAGCATGGCTGCCTGGCCCCCATGGTTCACGCCCAGGAGTGTCGAGGCTGCGCTTCGTGCGTGGGCGTCTGCGCTGCTGGGGCTCTCCAACTTGATGAAGATAACAAGATTCATTTAAGCCCGGAATTGTGCGTCGGCTGCGGCGCATGCCTGCACACCTGTCGGAAAAACTGTTTTGCCATTGACTGGAAGACCGACATCACCGCGTTTATGGAACGGATGATGGAATATGCCGCGGCCGTTGTGCGGTCCATGACGAAATCACGGGCCTGCGCGCATATCAGTTTTGTCACCCAGGTTACTCCGCAGTGTGATTGTGCCGGGTACAGCGACAAACCCATCTGCCCGGATATCGGCATCCTGGCTTCGCGTGATCCGGTTGCCCTGGATCAAGCCTGTCTGGACATGGTCAACAAGGCCGAAGCCCTGCACCCCAGCCACCTCCCCCCGGGGCTTGCGGCCGGCGAGGACAAATTCCGGGCCATGCACCCGCACGTCCCGGCGGATTACGGCCTGGACTACGCGCAGGACCTCGGACTCGGCTCCAGAAAATACCATATTCGGGAGATCTGA
- the pyrE gene encoding orotate phosphoribosyltransferase → MNDWRKKLAALLLAKSYLEKDVVLTSGKRSNYYFDCKQTALHPEGAFLIGSLFVEMLRNEQIHGVAGMTLGADPLVTATSLMGRMQGFTWPAMIVRKESKGHGTNSYLEGVANFQPGDRVAVLEDVATTGGSALRACQRLADAGYKVVRVCCILDREEGAADALSAADLPFNALFTRSQLFHEADS, encoded by the coding sequence GTGAACGATTGGCGCAAAAAATTGGCTGCCCTGCTGCTTGCAAAATCCTATCTGGAAAAGGATGTCGTGCTGACTTCCGGCAAGCGCAGCAATTACTATTTTGACTGCAAGCAGACCGCGCTGCATCCCGAAGGCGCATTTCTTATCGGCAGCCTCTTTGTGGAGATGCTGCGGAACGAACAAATCCATGGCGTGGCCGGAATGACCCTGGGCGCCGACCCGCTGGTCACGGCCACATCCCTGATGGGCCGAATGCAGGGTTTTACCTGGCCGGCCATGATTGTGCGCAAGGAATCCAAGGGGCACGGGACCAACAGTTACCTTGAAGGCGTGGCCAATTTTCAGCCCGGCGACCGAGTGGCAGTGCTTGAAGATGTCGCCACCACCGGCGGCAGCGCCCTTCGAGCCTGCCAGAGGCTGGCGGACGCCGGATACAAGGTCGTTCGTGTTTGTTGCATCCTGGACCGCGAAGAAGGGGCCGCGGATGCTCTGTCGGCAGCCGATCTTCCCTTCAACGCCCTTTTTACACGGAGCCAATTATTTCATGAGGCTGACTCGTAG
- a CDS encoding homocysteine biosynthesis protein translates to MSEQKKVRKTVREINDRIRKGQAVVLTAKEMIDAVKSMGKVKAAQEVDVVTTGTFSPMCSSGIFFNIGQPEPPLIKAGKIWLNDVPAYGGLAAVDGYLGVTEPAEDDPLNKVFPGRFKYGGGHVIEDLLNGQKVRVRAAGYGTDCYPRKLLEREMALEDFRSVELLNPRNGYQNYNCAVNFGEKVVYTYMGPIKPRCANANYATAGALSPLFNDPYFRTIGLGTKIFLGGGVGWVIGAGTQHNPKPKRTPRGIPLTPSGTLMVKGDLKGMQARYLRGVSFLGYGCSLSVGLGIPIPILDEEMAWFTGVADEDIMIPIVDYGHDYPHGVPKNHGHVSYAELRSGTIRVGDRDTATVPLTSYTYSLEIAQTLKQWIEQGAFTLGEPQEMIHSE, encoded by the coding sequence ATGAGTGAACAGAAAAAAGTCAGGAAAACCGTCCGGGAGATCAATGACCGGATTCGGAAAGGACAGGCCGTGGTGCTTACGGCCAAGGAAATGATCGACGCCGTGAAATCCATGGGCAAGGTCAAGGCGGCCCAGGAGGTGGACGTGGTCACCACGGGCACCTTTTCGCCCATGTGTTCCTCGGGTATCTTTTTCAATATCGGCCAGCCGGAACCGCCCCTGATCAAGGCGGGCAAGATCTGGCTGAACGATGTACCGGCCTACGGCGGGCTGGCCGCTGTGGACGGTTATCTCGGGGTGACCGAGCCGGCCGAAGACGACCCACTGAACAAGGTTTTCCCCGGCCGTTTCAAGTACGGCGGTGGCCATGTGATCGAGGATCTGCTGAATGGTCAAAAAGTTCGCGTCCGGGCCGCGGGATACGGCACGGACTGCTATCCCCGCAAGTTGCTGGAACGGGAAATGGCCCTGGAGGACTTTCGCAGCGTGGAGCTTCTGAACCCGCGCAACGGCTACCAGAATTACAATTGCGCCGTGAACTTCGGCGAAAAGGTCGTCTATACCTACATGGGGCCGATCAAGCCACGGTGCGCCAATGCCAATTACGCAACTGCCGGCGCATTGAGCCCGCTCTTCAATGACCCTTACTTCCGGACCATCGGCCTGGGAACCAAGATCTTCCTGGGCGGGGGCGTCGGCTGGGTTATCGGCGCGGGAACCCAGCACAATCCCAAGCCCAAGCGAACGCCGCGGGGCATTCCTCTCACCCCCTCCGGAACATTGATGGTCAAGGGCGATCTTAAAGGCATGCAGGCCCGCTACCTGCGCGGCGTGAGCTTTCTCGGGTACGGCTGTTCGCTGAGCGTGGGCCTGGGCATACCTATTCCCATTCTGGATGAGGAGATGGCCTGGTTCACAGGCGTGGCGGACGAGGACATCATGATTCCCATTGTGGACTACGGCCATGATTATCCCCACGGCGTTCCCAAAAATCATGGCCATGTGAGTTACGCCGAGTTGCGCTCCGGAACGATCCGCGTGGGCGACAGGGATACCGCCACCGTTCCTTTGACCAGCTATACGTATTCCCTGGAAATCGCCCAAACCCTCAAGCAATGGATCGAGCAGGGAGCCTTTACTCTTGGTGAGCCCCAGGAGATGATTCATTCCGAGTGA